The following coding sequences lie in one Rhizobium sp. ZPR4 genomic window:
- a CDS encoding glycerophosphodiester phosphodiesterase family protein has translation MPLPLHAARHGSLRIAAHRGFSRRFPENTILAFQEGVNAGANECEIDLMLTRDDQIVVIHDRTLGRTTSGFGFVADHDLQHILSLDAGAKFDPCFAGTRVPTLADTLLWAKQTDTRLAIEMKEPERPDRLIDIMIGTLRELDAFDHVAISSFDHIDLMRVKEIEPRLQTEAILHHRPVDIVASMRAGGIDGVSLELNRFHRADAEALQEAGIAVRLSLPLPEKLAIFWQGGRDPLPMIRDCVRDRLVDALIGDDVDFLRMLGASA, from the coding sequence TTGCCTTTGCCCCTTCACGCTGCTCGTCATGGTTCGCTCCGCATTGCCGCTCACCGCGGCTTCAGCCGGCGCTTCCCGGAAAACACTATTCTCGCCTTCCAGGAGGGTGTGAACGCAGGCGCCAACGAGTGCGAAATCGACCTCATGCTGACGCGTGACGACCAGATCGTCGTGATCCACGACAGAACGCTTGGTCGGACGACCAGCGGCTTCGGCTTCGTTGCAGATCATGATCTCCAGCACATTCTTTCGCTTGATGCCGGGGCGAAATTCGACCCGTGCTTTGCCGGGACCCGCGTGCCGACGCTTGCCGATACGCTCCTGTGGGCCAAGCAAACGGATACCCGCCTTGCGATCGAAATGAAGGAGCCCGAACGTCCCGATCGCCTCATCGATATCATGATCGGCACGTTGCGAGAGCTCGACGCTTTCGACCATGTTGCCATATCCTCCTTCGACCATATCGACCTGATGCGCGTGAAAGAGATAGAGCCGCGCCTACAGACGGAAGCGATCCTTCACCATCGCCCTGTGGACATTGTCGCCTCGATGCGCGCCGGCGGCATTGATGGTGTCTCGCTGGAATTGAACCGCTTTCACCGCGCCGACGCCGAGGCGCTGCAGGAAGCCGGCATTGCCGTGCGCCTGAGCCTGCCGCTGCCGGAAAAGCTTGCCATCTTCTGGCAGGGCGGCAGGGACCCGCTGCCGATGATCCGGGACTGTGTCAGGGACCGGCTGGTCGATGCTCTTATCGGCGACGATGTGGATTTCCTCCGGATGCTGGGCGCGAGTGCCTGA